In Rhododendron vialii isolate Sample 1 chromosome 9a, ASM3025357v1, the following are encoded in one genomic region:
- the LOC131301439 gene encoding nudix hydrolase 1 isoform X2: MASESAPKMITTSDSQTESGSPLAAVPPAPTVGVAVFLLKEEEEGCRPKVLLGRRLTSIGYNTFALPGGHLEFGESFEECAAREVKEETGLDIEKIEFVTVTNNFYTEQAKLPVHLVCIFMRAVLADPHQVAQNLEPKKCGGWDWYDWNSLPEPMFGPLETMIQGGFNPFPADHK, translated from the exons ATGGCCAGTGAAAGCGCTCCCAAAATGATAACTACAAGTGATTCCCAAACGGAGAGTGGGTCGCCGTTGGCGGCGGTGCCGCCGGCGCCGACGGTTGGGGTGGCGGTGTTCTTGTtgaaggaggaggaagagggttGCCGGCCGAAAGTGCTTTTGGGGCGGCGACTCACCTCCATCGGCTACAACACTTTTGCCCTCCCCGGTGGCCACCTCGAgttcg GGGAGAGCTTTGAGGAATGTGCAGCCAGAGAGGTGAAGGAGGAGACTGGTTTAGACATTGAGAAGATAGAGTTCGTGACGGTCACTAACAACTTCTACACCGAACAAGCAAAACTACCTGTACATCTTGTTTGCATCTTTATGCGTGCAGTATTGGCAGATCCTCATCAAGTGGCCCAAAATCTTGAGCCCAAGAAATGTGGTGGCTGGGATTGGTATGACTGGAACAGCCTCCCAGAACCAATGTTTGGACCACTAGAAACTATGATTCAGGGTGGTTTTAATCCTTTCCCAGCTGATCATAAATAA
- the LOC131301439 gene encoding geranyl diphosphate phosphohydrolase isoform X1, translated as MALWVLPGCAAGLEFQRLSPAIGCYARSPRPPPFLLSKRKKDIIKLYRRPPIASKMEIGVAVLLLKEEEEGRWGKVLLGRRFTSICYNTFGLPAGHLEFGESFEECAAREVKEETGLDIEKIEFVTVTNNFYTEQAKLPVHLVCIFMRAVLADPHQVAQNLEPKKCGGWDWYDWNSLPEPMFGPLETMIQGGFNPFPADHK; from the exons ATGGCTCTTTGGGTCCTCCCGGGATGTGCCGCTGGTCTGGAGTTTCAACGGTTAAGCCCAGCGATAGGTTGCTATGCCCGTTCGCCCCGTCCTCCGCcctttttgcttagcaaaagaaagaaagacataaTAAAGCTATACAGGCGCCCTCCAATCGCTTCCAAAATGGAGATTGGGGTGGCGGTGTTGTTGTtgaaggaggaggaagagggtcGGTGGGGGAAAGTGCTTTTGGGGCGGCGATTCACCTCAATCTGCTACAACACTTTTGGCCTCCCCGCCGGCCACCTCGAgttcg GGGAGAGCTTTGAGGAATGTGCAGCCAGAGAGGTGAAGGAGGAGACTGGTTTAGACATTGAGAAGATAGAGTTCGTGACGGTCACTAACAACTTCTACACCGAACAAGCAAAACTACCTGTACATCTTGTTTGCATCTTTATGCGTGCAGTATTGGCAGATCCTCATCAAGTGGCCCAAAATCTTGAGCCCAAGAAATGTGGTGGCTGGGATTGGTATGACTGGAACAGCCTCCCAGAACCAATGTTTGGACCACTAGAAACTATGATTCAGGGTGGTTTTAATCCTTTCCCAGCTGATCATAAATAA